The following proteins come from a genomic window of Gynuella sunshinyii YC6258:
- a CDS encoding methyl-accepting chemotaxis protein: protein MGRPLSLKVLMLLMLVLVIGIEVIFSFLIFSTQSNIQTLRMAQLLGSTVQLCLLVYFFLLFRKFIHGSYHKVAQYLESLSTGDFTRILNHDDAQQAGELGEHYNKLSTNIRDVLAKFGRESVATARIAKILDEQSKRMSTSIDEVVSQLHASATASEELASSAVEISHNCSVASDSSQKAREVAGHGKQVAEAAKKAMDQVADVVAESATITQKLDKRSDEIGSITEMIRSIADQTNMLALNAAIEAARAGEHGRGFAVVSDEVRKLAAETSEAVAQINETVTSMRNELVMAVKSMEQTVSLVNVGSEEIKKSGIALEEIATSVESVVAEIQHIENASKEQTSTTDALSGNIHRVTDLMTDEAKNINSNSAAIERMERMARDMKQMIGRFRLVTPDDAKAMVQKAYQYIKTHGREKAFAEFNNPEGEFIQGELFILAQEFDGLMLAYGGEAPLVGKNLKNACDADGKLLAPPLIEIARTKGEGWHQYRYMNPHTDRVEPKLTYIKALENNAYIACGIFQPQGYKYESVLHS from the coding sequence ATGGGACGCCCTCTATCGCTAAAAGTATTGATGCTCTTGATGCTGGTTTTGGTCATTGGCATCGAAGTCATATTTTCATTTCTGATTTTCTCTACTCAATCCAATATACAAACATTACGTATGGCTCAGTTGTTAGGATCTACTGTGCAGTTGTGTCTGCTTGTTTATTTTTTTCTGTTGTTCCGAAAATTTATTCACGGTTCTTATCATAAAGTGGCACAGTATCTGGAATCGTTGTCTACCGGGGATTTTACCAGGATCCTGAATCATGACGATGCTCAGCAGGCTGGTGAGCTTGGCGAACACTACAACAAACTATCAACAAATATACGTGATGTTCTGGCAAAGTTTGGACGAGAAAGTGTCGCTACCGCCCGTATAGCAAAAATACTGGACGAGCAGTCAAAACGAATGTCAACCAGTATTGATGAGGTAGTATCACAGCTTCATGCTTCTGCAACAGCGAGTGAAGAGCTGGCTTCCTCGGCTGTGGAAATCAGTCATAACTGCTCTGTGGCCTCGGATAGTTCTCAGAAAGCCCGGGAAGTGGCCGGACATGGTAAGCAGGTTGCTGAAGCAGCCAAAAAAGCAATGGATCAGGTGGCTGACGTGGTTGCCGAATCCGCTACCATTACCCAAAAACTTGATAAGCGTTCAGATGAGATTGGTAGTATTACCGAGATGATCAGAAGCATTGCTGACCAAACTAACATGTTGGCACTGAATGCTGCGATAGAAGCTGCCAGAGCTGGAGAGCATGGTCGCGGTTTTGCCGTTGTGTCAGATGAGGTTCGGAAACTAGCTGCTGAGACTTCGGAGGCCGTTGCACAAATTAATGAAACAGTCACTTCCATGCGCAATGAACTTGTGATGGCTGTGAAGAGCATGGAACAGACCGTTTCCTTGGTAAATGTTGGTTCTGAGGAGATTAAAAAGTCCGGTATTGCGCTTGAAGAAATCGCGACCAGTGTCGAGTCTGTGGTGGCTGAAATCCAGCATATTGAAAATGCTTCGAAAGAGCAGACCAGTACAACAGATGCATTGTCTGGCAACATCCACCGGGTTACGGATCTGATGACCGACGAAGCAAAAAATATCAACAGTAACAGCGCTGCCATCGAACGCATGGAAAGAATGGCCCGGGATATGAAACAAATGATTGGGCGGTTCCGCCTGGTCACACCGGACGATGCAAAAGCGATGGTTCAAAAGGCTTATCAATATATAAAGACCCATGGTCGTGAAAAAGCGTTTGCCGAATTTAATAATCCCGAAGGTGAGTTTATCCAGGGAGAATTGTTCATCCTGGCACAGGAGTTTGACGGATTAATGCTGGCATACGGAGGCGAGGCTCCGCTGGTGGGCAAAAACCTTAAAAATGCCTGTGATGCTGATGGAAAACTGTTAGCTCCACCATTGATTGAGATTGCCCGTACCAAAGGTGAAGGGTGGCACCAATACCGCTATATGAATCCTCATACTGACCGAGTGGAGCCCAAGCTCACCTACATTAAAGCGCTGGAAAACAACGCTTATATTGCCTGTGGAATTTTCCAGCCACAGGGCTACAAGTATGAATCAGTTCTGCATTCCTGA
- the folC gene encoding bifunctional tetrahydrofolate synthase/dihydrofolate synthase — translation MSLKTLSNWLSYLESLHHQEIDLGLERVGRVAELLNIDKGKATVFTVAGTNGKGSSCAFLDTILTIQGYRTGRYSSPHILRFNERVLLNGQEVDDLRLVRAFEQIEQSRDGISLSYFEYTTLAAMLIFQQADLDVWILEVGLGGRLDAVNIIDPDVALVTSIALDHQDWLGSDLVQIGREKAGIFRTNGLAVCGQQYDVEGVVERAVALDCRFHLKARDFKFEYSPESDEWCWRGKNAAGDDLVLEHLPLPQLPLENAATVIQALYLSGLNISVDSIAQGMRRARLSGRFQALQYQQHRLILDVAHNPQAATMLVQRLRAEGILHPVIIVGMLADKDCRRTLEILAAAEPVSLVCIDLNVPRGQSALKLAEFVPDNIRAVMKMAPDVVSALNGMVMPGPEDIVVCGSFYTVSQAMQNV, via the coding sequence GTGTCGCTGAAAACTCTCTCAAACTGGCTTTCCTATCTGGAAAGCCTACATCATCAGGAAATTGATCTCGGTCTTGAACGAGTCGGTCGCGTAGCTGAGCTGCTGAATATTGATAAAGGTAAAGCCACTGTATTTACTGTAGCCGGCACTAATGGTAAAGGGTCGAGTTGTGCATTTCTCGACACTATTCTAACCATTCAGGGTTATCGTACCGGACGGTACAGCTCTCCCCACATTCTGCGTTTTAATGAGCGTGTTCTGTTAAATGGCCAGGAAGTAGATGATTTGCGACTGGTCAGAGCATTTGAGCAGATAGAGCAGAGTCGTGATGGTATTTCCTTGAGTTATTTCGAATACACCACTCTGGCTGCAATGCTGATATTTCAGCAGGCTGACCTGGATGTCTGGATTCTGGAGGTTGGGCTTGGAGGTCGACTGGATGCCGTTAACATTATTGATCCTGATGTAGCACTGGTGACTTCTATTGCTTTGGATCATCAGGATTGGTTGGGCAGCGATCTGGTTCAGATTGGTCGCGAGAAAGCAGGAATTTTCAGAACAAATGGGTTAGCTGTCTGTGGCCAGCAGTACGATGTTGAAGGTGTCGTAGAGCGTGCTGTCGCACTAGATTGCCGTTTTCATTTGAAAGCCAGAGACTTTAAATTCGAATATTCCCCGGAATCGGACGAGTGGTGTTGGCGAGGAAAAAACGCCGCCGGAGATGACCTTGTTCTGGAACATCTGCCGTTACCTCAATTACCGCTGGAAAATGCTGCGACAGTTATTCAGGCGCTATATCTGAGTGGCTTGAACATCTCGGTAGACAGTATCGCGCAGGGTATGCGCCGGGCCAGGTTGTCCGGGCGTTTCCAGGCTCTGCAATATCAGCAACATCGGTTAATTCTTGATGTGGCACATAATCCCCAGGCAGCGACGATGCTGGTGCAGCGCTTGCGGGCCGAGGGGATCCTGCATCCGGTAATTATTGTCGGTATGCTCGCCGACAAGGATTGTCGTCGCACGCTTGAGATTCTGGCGGCAGCTGAGCCTGTCAGTCTGGTGTGTATTGATCTTAATGTTCCCCGTGGTCAAAGCGCTCTCAAACTGGCAGAATTTGTTCCCGACAATATACGGGCTGTGATGAAAATGGCTCCTGACGTCGTATCTGCTCTAAATGGTATGGTGATGCCGGGCCCGGAGGATATAGTCGTTTGCGGTTCTTTTTACACAGTATCACAAGCCATGCAGAACGTCTGA
- a CDS encoding DUF58 domain-containing protein — protein MLNPLTIIQQLVWQRFNRWLSQRIRPEKQLQMNQKRIYILPSKAGLVLFVLILALLLMAINFQNNLVYMITFWLLALLAINVLFTYRNLSGLRLVVVRAGSCFAGDRVRFEFDVFNHSNRARQAIQIGWRGQDQVTITLEKGEQRRITLTHDTVTRGYLRPGRLEILTHFPTGLARSWGYMHPDVTAVVFPEPRLALQLDNAHHEGDETEDGQEIKNGSSDFSLIREFRQGDSIKRIHWPAYARTGKLHSREFVDYQHHDQWLDWSNLTLSGTEQKLSHLCAKVLEMFEQQKHWGLRIPGTEIAPSLSEQHKIRCLTALATFGLSHER, from the coding sequence ATGCTGAATCCTTTGACCATCATCCAACAATTAGTCTGGCAACGATTCAATCGCTGGCTGTCTCAGCGCATCCGTCCGGAAAAACAGCTGCAAATGAATCAGAAGCGAATTTACATACTGCCTTCGAAGGCTGGTTTGGTGTTGTTTGTTCTGATTTTGGCACTGTTGTTAATGGCCATTAATTTCCAGAACAACCTGGTGTATATGATTACCTTCTGGTTGCTGGCGTTACTGGCCATCAATGTGTTGTTTACCTATCGCAACCTGTCCGGATTGAGGTTGGTGGTGGTCAGAGCCGGCAGCTGTTTTGCCGGAGATCGGGTAAGGTTTGAATTTGATGTTTTCAATCACAGCAATCGTGCCCGACAGGCCATACAAATTGGTTGGCGTGGCCAGGATCAAGTGACCATCACTCTGGAAAAAGGTGAACAGCGCAGAATCACGTTAACTCATGATACCGTCACGAGAGGCTATCTGCGTCCTGGCAGGCTGGAGATTTTGACTCATTTTCCCACCGGGCTGGCCAGAAGCTGGGGATATATGCATCCGGATGTCACCGCTGTCGTGTTTCCCGAACCAAGGCTGGCGTTGCAACTCGATAATGCCCATCACGAAGGCGATGAGACCGAAGACGGTCAGGAAATTAAAAACGGTTCGTCGGATTTCAGCCTGATCAGGGAGTTTCGACAGGGAGATTCCATCAAGCGTATTCATTGGCCTGCCTATGCCCGGACTGGAAAACTTCACAGTCGCGAGTTCGTTGATTATCAGCATCATGATCAATGGCTTGACTGGAGCAATTTGACTCTTAGCGGCACTGAGCAAAAATTGTCGCACTTGTGTGCCAAAGTGTTGGAAATGTTCGAACAACAGAAGCACTGGGGACTGCGCATTCCTGGTACTGAAATCGCCCCTTCTTTGAGTGAGCAACATAAGATTCGTTGCCTGACCGCACTGGCAACGTTTGGACTGAGTCATGAACGTTAA
- the trpA gene encoding tryptophan synthase subunit alpha translates to MKRIESTFGRLQEQGRQALIPFITCGDPRPEVTLPLMHGLVEQGADILELGIPFSDPMADGPAIQLANERSLSHGTGLKDVLSIVREFRDTNTNTPVVLMGYMNPIEFMGYENFAFQAQQAGVDGLITVDLPPEECDVLLPILSDHQIDPVFLLTPTTSKERAARILSYCSGYVYYVSLKGVTGSNRLDVADVAEKVAAIKALTDLPVAVGFGIKDPESAQAVARVADGAVVGSVLVNKVGELQNSETREIVTQVAGIIGQMRTAMDQR, encoded by the coding sequence ATGAAGCGCATAGAAAGTACTTTTGGCCGTTTGCAGGAGCAGGGCAGGCAGGCATTGATTCCTTTTATCACCTGTGGGGATCCCCGCCCTGAGGTAACCTTGCCTCTGATGCACGGGCTGGTAGAGCAGGGTGCAGATATTCTGGAGTTGGGTATTCCCTTTTCAGATCCGATGGCCGATGGTCCGGCAATCCAATTGGCCAATGAACGTTCTTTGAGTCATGGTACCGGCCTCAAAGATGTATTGAGCATTGTTCGTGAGTTCAGAGATACCAATACCAATACTCCGGTTGTGTTAATGGGGTACATGAATCCCATAGAGTTTATGGGCTACGAAAACTTTGCTTTTCAGGCACAGCAGGCAGGTGTTGATGGTCTGATTACTGTGGATTTGCCACCTGAAGAGTGTGATGTGCTGTTGCCTATATTGTCTGATCATCAGATTGACCCTGTGTTCCTGTTAACACCCACAACTTCAAAAGAGCGTGCTGCCAGAATACTCAGTTATTGCAGTGGTTACGTTTACTATGTGTCTTTAAAAGGAGTCACTGGGTCCAACAGGCTCGATGTCGCTGACGTGGCAGAAAAAGTAGCCGCGATTAAAGCCCTTACAGACTTGCCAGTAGCCGTAGGCTTTGGCATTAAAGATCCTGAGTCTGCACAAGCCGTTGCGAGAGTAGCGGACGGTGCGGTTGTCGGGTCGGTGCTTGTGAACAAGGTGGGTGAGCTGCAAAACAGCGAAACCCGCGAAATCGTAACGCAGGTAGCCGGGATTATTGGTCAGATGCGTACCGCAATGGACCAACGTTGA
- the accD gene encoding acetyl-CoA carboxylase, carboxyltransferase subunit beta, translated as MSSWLDKLVPSIMRSESKTSQIPEGLWRKCPKCGSPLYRPELEKNLDVCPKCDHHHRISARRRLDLFLDEDNREEIGGEVEPVDRLKFKDTKKYKDRLSSAQKSTGEKDALIAMKGQLEGKPVVAVAFEFAFLGGSMGAVVGERFTRAAHICLEQKIPLICFATSGGARMQEALLSLMQMAKTSAVLQRMREAGVPYISVMLDPCFGGVSASLALLGDINIAEPNALIGFAGPRVIEQTVRQKLPEGFQRSEFLLEHGAIDMILARKDMRPRISAILKKLDHQNVA; from the coding sequence ATGAGTAGCTGGTTGGACAAACTTGTGCCTTCAATCATGCGGTCAGAAAGTAAAACCAGTCAGATTCCTGAGGGACTGTGGCGAAAGTGTCCTAAGTGTGGGTCACCTCTCTATCGTCCGGAGCTGGAAAAAAATCTGGATGTCTGTCCGAAATGTGATCACCATCACCGTATTTCGGCGCGTCGTCGTCTGGACTTGTTTTTAGATGAAGACAATCGTGAAGAAATCGGTGGTGAAGTAGAGCCCGTAGACCGTCTTAAATTCAAAGATACCAAAAAATACAAGGATCGGTTGTCTTCGGCTCAGAAATCGACCGGAGAAAAAGACGCATTAATTGCCATGAAAGGACAGCTTGAAGGTAAACCGGTAGTGGCTGTGGCATTTGAATTTGCATTTTTGGGTGGTTCCATGGGAGCTGTGGTTGGAGAACGATTCACCCGTGCTGCACATATTTGCCTGGAACAAAAGATCCCACTGATCTGTTTTGCGACTTCAGGTGGTGCCCGGATGCAGGAAGCGTTGCTGTCACTGATGCAAATGGCTAAAACCAGCGCCGTGCTGCAACGTATGAGAGAGGCCGGTGTTCCTTATATCTCAGTCATGCTCGACCCTTGCTTTGGTGGCGTTTCTGCAAGTCTGGCGTTGTTGGGTGATATCAATATTGCTGAACCCAATGCTTTGATCGGTTTTGCCGGACCTCGTGTCATCGAGCAGACCGTTCGTCAGAAGTTACCTGAGGGATTCCAGCGCAGTGAATTTCTATTGGAACATGGTGCGATCGATATGATTCTGGCACGTAAGGATATGCGCCCACGAATTTCCGCTATTCTCAAAAAGCTTGATCATCAGAACGTTGCCTAG
- a CDS encoding AAA family ATPase, producing MSQKLNQIIRQSLATINDVILGKEPQVKLALASIFARGHILLEDLPGMGKTTLAQTLARVLGLEYKRIQFTSDLLPADVIGAPVFEPDKGQFRFHRGPVFTQVVLADELNRATPKSQSALLEAMEERQISIDGTSYPLPEPFFVIATQNPLSQAGTFSLPESQLDRFLVRFSLGYPDPAYELQLLKGNTRDKLRTVKQVLNTETLTHIQSLVPKVTATDTLLNYLQRLVARTREDDSCELGLSPRGAIALLRASQAWALVNGRTHVLPEDVQAVFVPVAAHRIVGRTEKQNEVLARHLLEQVEVLSKE from the coding sequence GTGAGTCAAAAGCTTAATCAGATTATTCGCCAGTCACTCGCCACGATTAATGACGTTATATTGGGCAAGGAGCCGCAGGTTAAGCTGGCGTTGGCCAGTATCTTCGCCCGTGGGCACATACTATTGGAAGATTTACCCGGCATGGGGAAAACCACTCTGGCACAAACTCTGGCCAGAGTGTTAGGTCTTGAATATAAACGTATTCAGTTTACCAGCGATCTGCTCCCTGCGGATGTCATCGGGGCACCAGTGTTCGAACCGGATAAGGGGCAGTTCCGTTTTCATCGGGGGCCGGTGTTTACGCAGGTAGTGCTTGCTGATGAGCTTAATCGTGCTACCCCCAAATCCCAGAGTGCTTTACTTGAAGCGATGGAAGAGCGGCAAATCAGTATTGACGGCACCAGTTATCCGTTGCCGGAGCCGTTTTTTGTCATCGCCACCCAGAACCCGTTGTCTCAGGCCGGTACTTTTTCCCTTCCGGAATCCCAATTGGATCGATTTCTGGTACGTTTTTCCCTGGGCTATCCTGATCCGGCATATGAGCTGCAATTGTTGAAAGGCAACACCCGCGACAAGCTGCGAACAGTCAAACAAGTTCTGAACACTGAAACCCTGACGCATATTCAAAGTCTGGTGCCAAAGGTTACCGCCACCGATACTCTGTTGAATTATCTGCAACGATTGGTGGCCCGTACCCGTGAAGATGATAGCTGTGAACTGGGTCTGTCTCCTCGTGGTGCCATAGCACTTTTGCGGGCTTCCCAGGCCTGGGCACTGGTGAATGGCAGAACGCATGTGCTGCCTGAGGATGTTCAGGCGGTATTTGTTCCGGTCGCCGCGCATCGCATTGTGGGCAGGACGGAAAAACAAAACGAGGTATTGGCAAGGCACCTGCTCGAACAGGTGGAAGTCCTGAGTAAGGAATAA
- a CDS encoding CvpA family protein has product MTAIDWIIVVVIIVSALISLKRGFVKEALSLTTWILALVVARIFSGKLAYLMSDLISSPNWRIAAAFAILFAATLVVGAMINHLLSEVIRMTGLTGTDRLLGMVFGVLRGVIIVVAILAVMKLFALEQLWPDSVLVGYFEPVIRWTGEYVHKASEALINIGQ; this is encoded by the coding sequence ATGACCGCTATAGACTGGATCATTGTTGTTGTAATTATCGTTTCCGCGCTCATCAGCCTTAAGCGTGGATTTGTCAAAGAAGCCTTGTCTCTAACTACCTGGATCCTGGCGCTGGTCGTCGCAAGGATATTTTCCGGCAAGTTGGCGTATCTCATGTCCGACCTTATTAGCTCTCCAAACTGGCGCATTGCGGCAGCGTTTGCCATATTGTTTGCAGCAACACTGGTGGTTGGTGCCATGATTAATCATTTGTTATCAGAAGTGATTCGCATGACAGGGTTGACTGGCACGGATCGGCTACTGGGTATGGTATTTGGTGTTTTGAGAGGCGTTATCATTGTTGTGGCCATTCTGGCTGTCATGAAACTGTTTGCACTTGAGCAATTGTGGCCTGATTCTGTACTGGTAGGTTATTTTGAACCAGTGATTCGCTGGACCGGCGAATATGTTCACAAAGCTTCCGAAGCGCTGATCAATATTGGTCAATAA
- the purF gene encoding amidophosphoribosyltransferase: protein MCGIAGIHAYSPVNQSLYDALTVLQHRGQDAAGIVTEQDGKFFLRKSNGLVRDVFHTRHMTRLKGNTGIGHVRYPTAGSASSAESQPFYVNSPYGIVLAHNGNLTNQQQLVRDLFKADLRHVNTTSDSEVLLNVFAHELQLQGKLQPTEVDIFAAVESLFKRCRGAYAVVAMISGYGMLGIRDPYGIRPLVYGQRTDSRGRTEYMIASESVALDALGFTIIRDVQPGEVVYINAQGELFTKKCGPSLTQTSCIFEYVYFARPDSFIDGSSVYRARVRMGEYLANKIMQEHPEHDIDVVIPIPESSRTSALELANHLGVKFREGFVKNRYIGRTFIMPGQAMRKKSVKQKLNPIGLEFKDKNVLLVDDSIVRGTTCQQIIEMARESGANKVYFASAAPAIRYPNVYGIDMPAKYELIAHDRTDQEVGTAIGADWLVYQDLEDLIKAATPSDEVDGAREFDCSVFNGKYVTGDIDEQYLAALEASRNDSARETKDKEDKSAMIDLHNNA, encoded by the coding sequence ATGTGTGGCATTGCGGGTATACACGCTTATTCTCCTGTTAACCAGTCTCTGTATGACGCGTTAACAGTTTTACAACACCGTGGTCAGGATGCCGCTGGTATTGTGACTGAACAGGATGGCAAATTCTTCCTGCGCAAGAGCAACGGTCTGGTCAGGGATGTATTTCATACCCGCCATATGACCCGGTTGAAAGGTAATACCGGTATTGGACATGTACGTTATCCTACTGCCGGTAGCGCAAGTTCTGCGGAGTCCCAGCCATTTTATGTCAATTCTCCATACGGTATTGTCCTGGCCCACAATGGTAATCTGACTAACCAGCAGCAATTGGTCAGAGATCTGTTCAAAGCCGACTTACGCCATGTCAATACTACCTCCGATTCAGAGGTACTGCTCAATGTATTTGCTCATGAGTTACAGCTACAGGGTAAGCTGCAACCGACCGAGGTGGATATTTTTGCGGCAGTGGAAAGTCTGTTTAAACGGTGTCGAGGGGCATATGCCGTTGTTGCGATGATTTCCGGTTATGGCATGCTTGGCATTCGTGATCCATATGGTATTCGCCCGCTGGTATATGGTCAGCGCACAGACTCCAGAGGACGAACTGAATATATGATTGCCTCTGAAAGTGTTGCCCTGGATGCGCTCGGATTTACCATAATTCGCGATGTCCAGCCTGGTGAAGTTGTGTATATCAACGCTCAGGGTGAGTTGTTTACCAAAAAGTGCGGTCCGTCATTAACTCAGACGTCCTGTATTTTTGAATATGTGTATTTTGCCCGTCCAGATTCATTTATTGATGGTAGTTCAGTTTATCGTGCCCGGGTACGAATGGGGGAATACCTTGCTAACAAAATCATGCAGGAACATCCCGAACATGATATTGATGTGGTGATTCCAATTCCTGAATCCAGTCGTACCAGTGCTTTGGAACTGGCCAATCATCTTGGAGTCAAGTTCCGTGAAGGGTTTGTGAAAAACCGTTATATTGGCCGTACCTTTATTATGCCGGGTCAGGCAATGCGGAAAAAATCAGTTAAACAGAAACTGAACCCTATTGGTCTGGAATTCAAGGATAAGAATGTATTACTGGTAGATGATTCCATTGTGCGTGGAACCACGTGTCAGCAGATTATCGAGATGGCCAGGGAATCAGGAGCCAACAAAGTCTATTTTGCCTCTGCGGCCCCTGCTATCCGTTACCCGAACGTTTATGGCATAGACATGCCAGCCAAATATGAATTAATCGCTCATGACCGGACTGATCAGGAAGTTGGAACTGCAATCGGTGCAGACTGGTTGGTGTATCAGGACCTGGAAGATTTGATTAAAGCGGCAACTCCCAGTGATGAAGTTGACGGTGCCAGAGAGTTTGATTGTTCAGTTTTCAACGGCAAATATGTGACTGGTGATATTGATGAGCAATATTTGGCAGCATTGGAAGCCAGTCGTAACGATTCCGCCCGTGAGACAAAAGACAAGGAAGATAAAAGTGCGATGATCGATCTCCATAACAACGCTTGA
- a CDS encoding SPOR domain-containing protein: MEDTVKRRVVGAVVLAFFAVLIVPALLDGEGRIPEVDNIEVPPMVKKPDTSELTVELPVEARKSDVPIAAQSPESRPAASETSSPKDKPATAVTATPAATEPQDYDAQGQLKAWSLQIASFRSTRNAAALRDKLRQQGYRAYNKESVLSDGSTLTQVFVGPESSQQKISILKDQLTKSASELGLSGPPLVVRYRPN, translated from the coding sequence GTGGAAGATACGGTAAAGCGAAGAGTAGTGGGTGCCGTTGTGCTGGCATTTTTTGCAGTTTTGATTGTGCCTGCGTTGTTGGATGGTGAAGGCCGGATTCCCGAGGTGGATAATATAGAAGTGCCACCGATGGTGAAGAAACCGGATACATCAGAACTGACGGTAGAGCTACCGGTTGAAGCCAGAAAAAGTGATGTCCCCATCGCTGCCCAATCTCCTGAATCCAGGCCGGCAGCGTCGGAAACTTCTTCACCCAAGGATAAGCCCGCCACTGCTGTTACAGCAACACCTGCCGCTACCGAACCCCAGGATTATGACGCCCAGGGCCAGTTGAAAGCCTGGTCGTTACAGATCGCCAGTTTCAGAAGTACTCGTAATGCTGCAGCTTTGAGGGATAAGCTCCGCCAACAGGGCTATCGTGCCTATAACAAAGAAAGCGTGTTATCTGATGGCAGCACTCTGACGCAGGTTTTCGTCGGGCCTGAGTCCAGCCAGCAAAAAATATCCATACTTAAAGATCAGTTGACCAAATCTGCCTCTGAACTAGGGCTGAGTGGCCCTCCTCTGGTCGTCCGCTATAGACCCAATTGA